In the Geobacter sp. FeAm09 genome, one interval contains:
- a CDS encoding C40 family peptidase: MTHIRSLAAICLILLSFPQLVLASKTHVARRSESLHSIARKYHVSVEELKSVNNLSSTRIEQGARLIIPARAEQKAAKAVAASSYKVVKGDTLPRIARKTGIKMSELRRLNGLKGNRIKTGQVLALNEPAPAVEEKAPVAAASTRLQLVSKELLNEQELSSTLAELSDIDADRPVDLAKNIEENNQGISGLKKTAYGFLGARYRFGGNSRGSLDCSSFVQQVFREQKINLPRTAREQFNVGNEVVRGDLRKGDLVFFQTYARFPSHVGIYLGNRKMIHASSRDRRVVISSMDTPYYLSRYLGARRVGSVTSGETINFNELLQGVEEEQDNDAPANDTLGISLNLN; this comes from the coding sequence ATGACACATATCCGCAGTCTCGCCGCGATCTGTCTCATCCTGCTTTCCTTCCCGCAACTGGTTCTGGCCTCCAAAACCCATGTCGCGCGCAGAAGTGAATCGCTTCATTCCATAGCACGCAAATATCACGTATCCGTCGAAGAACTCAAATCGGTCAACAATCTGAGCAGCACCCGCATCGAGCAGGGGGCCCGTCTCATCATTCCCGCCCGTGCCGAGCAGAAAGCGGCAAAGGCGGTGGCGGCATCGTCGTACAAGGTGGTCAAGGGGGACACCCTGCCCAGGATCGCCAGGAAGACCGGCATCAAGATGTCGGAACTGCGCCGGCTGAACGGCCTGAAGGGCAACAGGATCAAGACCGGACAGGTGCTGGCCCTGAATGAGCCCGCGCCGGCAGTGGAGGAAAAGGCCCCTGTCGCGGCCGCGTCCACCAGATTGCAACTGGTCAGCAAAGAGCTCCTGAATGAACAGGAACTCTCGTCAACCCTGGCTGAACTGAGCGACATCGACGCCGACCGGCCGGTTGACCTTGCCAAGAATATCGAAGAGAACAACCAGGGCATCAGCGGCCTGAAAAAGACCGCCTACGGTTTCCTGGGGGCCCGTTACCGTTTCGGCGGCAACAGCCGCGGTTCGCTCGATTGCTCCAGCTTTGTGCAGCAGGTGTTCCGCGAGCAGAAGATCAATCTCCCCCGCACCGCCCGCGAGCAGTTCAACGTCGGCAACGAGGTCGTGCGCGGCGACCTGCGCAAGGGCGATCTGGTGTTCTTCCAGACCTATGCCCGCTTCCCGTCCCATGTGGGCATCTACCTCGGCAACCGCAAGATGATTCATGCTTCCTCCCGCGACCGCAGGGTGGTGATCTCCTCCATGGATACCCCCTACTATCTCTCTCGCTACCTGGGGGCGCGGCGCGTCGGTTCCGTGACCAGTGGCGAAACGATCAATTTCAACGAATTGCTGCAAGGGGTTGAGGAAGAGCAGGATAACGACGCTCCGGCCAACGACACCCTGGGCATCAGCCTCAATCTGAATTAG
- the cdaA gene encoding diadenylate cyclase CdaA produces the protein MRIQDVADILIMTLLLYQLYSWFRRTRAMQVLLGLGVVTVIYFVTRFLGLYMTSWILQELGTVLIVLIIVVFQAEIRQALYRFSLMRHFFGSRQESQQLSRFQEIVDTLFGLAKKRTGAIVVFQRSESLVDQMLNGVSLNCEITPQILEAIFYDGAPLHDGAALIREGKVALASCHLPLSQNPEIPQFYGTRHRAAIGLSERTDAVVAVVSEERGEVSLAVGGNCTASPRPGNWWRSLKS, from the coding sequence TTGAGAATACAGGATGTCGCCGATATCCTGATCATGACCTTGCTGCTCTACCAGCTCTACAGCTGGTTCCGCAGGACCCGCGCCATGCAGGTGCTGCTGGGGCTGGGGGTGGTGACCGTCATCTACTTCGTCACCCGGTTTCTCGGCCTCTATATGACCAGTTGGATCCTGCAGGAGTTGGGCACGGTGCTGATCGTCCTGATCATCGTGGTGTTCCAGGCCGAGATCCGGCAGGCGCTGTACCGTTTCAGCCTCATGCGGCATTTCTTCGGCAGCCGCCAGGAATCCCAGCAGTTGAGCCGGTTTCAGGAGATCGTCGATACCCTGTTCGGTCTGGCGAAGAAGAGGACCGGGGCGATCGTCGTCTTCCAGCGGAGCGAATCCCTGGTGGACCAGATGCTGAACGGCGTGAGCCTGAACTGCGAGATTACCCCGCAGATACTGGAGGCCATCTTTTACGACGGTGCGCCGCTGCACGACGGCGCCGCCCTGATCAGGGAGGGGAAGGTCGCCCTGGCGTCGTGCCACCTGCCCTTGTCCCAGAACCCGGAAATCCCCCAGTTTTACGGTACCCGCCATCGCGCCGCCATTGGGCTCTCGGAGCGCACCGACGCCGTGGTGGCGGTGGTCTCGGAGGAGCGGGGCGAGGTGTCGCTGGCCGTGGGGGGGAACTGCACCGCCTCTCCTCGACCGGGGAATTGGTGGCGCTCCTTGAAGAGCTGA
- the ubiE gene encoding bifunctional demethylmenaquinone methyltransferase/2-methoxy-6-polyprenyl-1,4-benzoquinol methylase UbiE, whose product MFRLSEKGEKIQGMFGSIAPRYDFLNRLLSFGIDRRWRKKAVRLIKYREGSRILDVATGTGDVALEIARSTPASVRITGADFCKEMVDLGQVKVATSPYSGRIDFKVAPCEDLPFPNNTFDSITIAFGIRNVVDRRLGLAEMWRVLRPEGRMVILEFSTPRSQLFKQIYYFYFRRLLPVIGGLFSKYNAYKYLPDSVLEFPSHEEFSQMIADAGFRNIHIHPLTFGIATIYAGEKE is encoded by the coding sequence ATGTTCAGATTGTCCGAGAAGGGTGAAAAGATTCAGGGGATGTTCGGGAGTATCGCCCCACGGTACGACTTCCTCAACCGCCTGCTCAGCTTCGGCATCGACCGGCGCTGGCGCAAAAAAGCCGTGCGGCTTATCAAGTACCGGGAGGGTTCCCGGATTCTGGACGTGGCGACCGGCACCGGTGACGTGGCGCTGGAAATCGCCCGCTCGACCCCTGCGTCCGTAAGGATTACCGGGGCCGACTTCTGCAAGGAGATGGTGGACCTGGGCCAGGTCAAGGTGGCCACCTCGCCCTACTCCGGACGGATCGACTTCAAGGTGGCTCCCTGCGAGGACCTTCCCTTTCCGAACAACACCTTCGATTCGATCACCATCGCCTTCGGGATCAGGAACGTGGTGGACAGGAGGCTGGGTCTGGCGGAGATGTGGCGGGTGCTGCGGCCCGAGGGGCGGATGGTCATCCTGGAGTTCTCCACGCCGCGCTCCCAGCTCTTCAAGCAGATCTACTACTTTTACTTCCGCCGCCTTCTGCCGGTCATCGGCGGCCTCTTTTCCAAATACAACGCCTACAAGTACCTGCCGGACTCGGTGCTGGAATTCCCCTCCCACGAGGAGTTTTCCCAGATGATCGCCGACGCCGGCTTCCGCAACATCCACATCCACCCGCTGACCTTCGGCATCGCCACCATCTACGCCGGCGAAAAGGAATAG
- a CDS encoding YbbR-like domain-containing protein has product MALLEELISPEKEKPRASLRQRLFADLLPKTAVLLIVTAFWALITSRQGAIATVTAPVRLHGIPQDLVLLRSSPEEVEVQVKSFSSLTPTPAKLDIAADIDLSGAREGQAVVRIRNSDFKLPSGMVVGSVTPSSIRIVMEKKVRKTVPVRVNLRGRLPRGLGVYQVVASPAMVEVEGPSGQIAKLETVATEEVDAGKLVKGKEYQKNLLPPYKNVTILRDEPLTLKLVSRRSLHQ; this is encoded by the coding sequence GTGGCGCTCCTTGAAGAGCTGATCTCGCCGGAAAAGGAAAAACCCCGGGCGAGCCTGCGGCAGCGGCTTTTTGCCGACCTGCTGCCCAAAACGGCGGTTCTGCTCATTGTTACGGCATTCTGGGCCCTGATTACCTCCCGCCAGGGGGCGATCGCCACGGTCACGGCACCTGTCCGGCTGCACGGCATACCGCAGGATCTGGTGTTGCTGCGCAGCTCTCCCGAAGAGGTCGAGGTCCAGGTGAAATCCTTTTCCAGTCTGACGCCTACGCCGGCGAAGCTCGATATTGCCGCCGATATCGACCTGTCGGGGGCGCGGGAGGGGCAGGCGGTCGTCAGGATCAGGAACTCCGATTTCAAGCTTCCGTCCGGCATGGTGGTCGGCAGCGTCACTCCTTCGTCCATACGCATCGTTATGGAGAAGAAGGTACGTAAGACGGTGCCGGTCCGCGTTAATTTGCGCGGCAGGCTGCCCCGGGGGCTGGGGGTGTACCAGGTGGTCGCGTCGCCCGCCATGGTCGAGGTGGAGGGGCCGTCCGGCCAGATTGCCAAGCTTGAAACGGTGGCAACGGAGGAGGTCGATGCCGGCAAGCTTGTCAAAGGGAAGGAATATCAGAAGAACCTGCTGCCGCCGTACAAGAATGTCACGATCCTCCGGGACGAACCGCTGACGTTGAAACTTGTCTCCCGCCGTTCGCTGCATCAGTGA
- the plsY gene encoding glycerol-3-phosphate 1-O-acyltransferase PlsY, with amino-acid sequence MQPDLILAAACAAAYLLGSIPTGLLLGKACGIDVRHEGSGNIGATNLYRTVGRKVGALTLVGDCLKGLVPVLAAHHYAPATDLAAWVGLAAFCGHVFSVFLRFKGGKGVATALGVFLALSPLAVLVALAVFLCLVLKWRYVSLGSVAAAAVMPLAVYVLHGGRAMLLVTGIVAAIVIVRHQANIKRLVNGTESKFKA; translated from the coding sequence ATGCAACCGGACCTGATACTGGCTGCCGCCTGCGCGGCGGCCTACCTTTTGGGGTCGATCCCCACGGGGCTCCTTCTGGGCAAGGCCTGCGGCATCGACGTGCGCCACGAGGGGAGCGGCAATATCGGCGCCACCAACCTGTACCGTACCGTGGGGCGCAAGGTCGGTGCGCTGACCCTGGTCGGCGACTGTCTCAAGGGACTTGTGCCGGTGCTGGCGGCTCACCACTACGCCCCTGCCACGGACCTGGCCGCCTGGGTCGGGCTGGCCGCCTTCTGTGGCCATGTGTTCTCGGTCTTTCTGCGATTCAAGGGGGGCAAGGGGGTCGCGACCGCCCTGGGGGTCTTCCTGGCCCTGTCGCCCCTGGCCGTGCTCGTGGCCCTGGCGGTCTTTCTCTGCCTGGTCCTGAAATGGCGCTACGTATCCCTCGGCTCCGTAGCTGCGGCGGCGGTCATGCCGCTCGCCGTGTACGTGCTTCACGGGGGGCGTGCGATGCTGCTGGTGACGGGGATTGTTGCCGCAATCGTGATTGTGCGGCATCAGGCAAACATCAAACGGCTGGTGAACGGGACGGAGAGCAAGTTCAAGGCGTAG
- a CDS encoding B12-binding domain-containing radical SAM protein, with the protein MKILLAYISGENDRSDPYISLLPSGLCYLHAVLCEAGYDAVLANFSGWSRPAIQKQLTSLKADIVGISQWTHNRHASLEVARLARRSNPDGTIVLGGGHATFRCHEMLAEGSPVDIVVVGEGEETLRELAERIGRGVSWRDVAGIAFRDGARVVLTDRRVPRGTLDTLPFPARYLERSVGVDLELQPEFVLTARGCPSACSFCSSPGFWGRRVRFRSPADIVDEILYIRDRFGLIYFSLRDDTFTADRTRAIEFCRLMIERRAAVLWNCQSRVTALDEEVLTWMKRAGCECVQIGVESGSPRILAQLDKSIQPQQVEQTAALVRKVGISLSVYLISDVPGENEDDIRMTIELVRRIKPDDGYVSPLVYYPGTRLFEQAVANGLVRPGIFEETPDTALHAAGKPGPASRRVLAALTAGGGKGSERRFRQQKALLGYCATTNVMVGEWYRQSGMIEAAEREFREITEREPDNPWGWLLLGEVHDERGEKRMAAECYRRVLGLVPNHGAARRALGTK; encoded by the coding sequence ATGAAGATACTTTTAGCGTACATATCCGGGGAAAACGACCGTAGCGACCCCTATATCAGTCTGCTGCCCAGCGGGCTCTGCTATCTGCATGCCGTGCTGTGCGAGGCGGGCTACGATGCCGTTCTGGCCAATTTTTCCGGGTGGTCCCGCCCTGCAATCCAAAAACAGCTCACCTCCCTGAAAGCGGACATCGTCGGCATTTCCCAATGGACCCACAACCGACACGCATCTCTTGAGGTGGCGCGCCTGGCGCGCCGGTCGAATCCGGACGGCACCATCGTCCTGGGGGGAGGACACGCCACCTTCCGCTGCCATGAAATGCTGGCCGAAGGCTCACCGGTGGATATCGTCGTGGTGGGCGAGGGGGAGGAAACGTTGCGGGAACTGGCCGAGAGGATCGGGCGGGGGGTGTCCTGGCGGGATGTGGCCGGGATCGCCTTTCGCGACGGCGCCCGGGTCGTACTCACGGACCGGCGCGTGCCGCGGGGGACGCTCGACACGCTCCCGTTTCCCGCCCGCTATCTGGAGCGCTCCGTCGGGGTCGATCTGGAGCTGCAGCCGGAGTTCGTCCTGACCGCCCGGGGATGTCCCTCTGCGTGCAGTTTCTGCAGTTCGCCCGGGTTCTGGGGGCGCCGGGTGCGCTTCCGCTCACCGGCGGATATCGTTGACGAGATCCTCTATATTCGGGACCGGTTCGGCCTGATCTACTTTTCGTTGCGGGACGACACCTTTACCGCCGACCGCACGAGGGCCATTGAATTCTGCCGTCTCATGATCGAGCGTCGGGCCGCGGTGCTCTGGAACTGCCAATCCCGCGTCACCGCCCTGGACGAGGAGGTCCTGACCTGGATGAAGCGGGCCGGCTGCGAGTGCGTCCAGATCGGGGTCGAATCGGGCTCGCCGCGTATCCTGGCCCAGCTCGACAAGTCGATCCAGCCGCAGCAGGTGGAACAGACGGCCGCCCTGGTGCGAAAGGTCGGCATCAGTCTTTCCGTGTACCTGATCTCCGACGTGCCGGGGGAGAATGAGGACGATATCCGCATGACCATCGAACTGGTCCGGCGCATCAAGCCGGATGACGGCTATGTTTCGCCGCTGGTCTACTACCCCGGCACCCGGCTGTTCGAGCAGGCGGTCGCGAACGGCCTGGTGCGCCCCGGCATCTTCGAGGAAACCCCCGATACGGCCCTCCATGCCGCGGGAAAGCCGGGTCCGGCGTCCCGCCGGGTCCTGGCGGCACTTACGGCCGGCGGGGGGAAAGGGAGCGAACGCCGTTTCCGGCAGCAAAAGGCGCTGTTGGGGTATTGCGCGACCACCAACGTCATGGTGGGGGAGTGGTACCGGCAGTCCGGTATGATCGAGGCCGCCGAGCGCGAGTTCCGGGAGATAACCGAGCGCGAACCGGATAACCCCTGGGGCTGGCTGCTGTTGGGGGAGGTGCATGACGAGCGCGGCGAAAAGCGCATGGCCGCCGAATGCTATCGCCGGGTCCTTGGCCTGGTGCCGAACCACGGCGCGGCGCGCCGGGCGCTGGGCACGAAATGA
- a CDS encoding putative glycoside hydrolase has translation MKDVVALAGRVALIVVVCCALVSCRDEQKAATPPAASVPAPPAPSKRQQLLNTEVRALYITSWTAGISRFQTLTDMVSRSHLNAVVIDVKDSTGKVGYDSKVPLVAQTGAYEKRIRDLDAILRQCRDKKIYTIARIAVFQDPNLAKARPDLAVSGGGQKVWKDRKGLAWVDPASKTVWDYNLAIAKEVAAKGFDEIQFDYVRFPTDGKLKTMTYPVYKRDVPKYEIIRRFFQYVDEQMKPVDVMTSADIFGLTTMVDDDMNIGQRIQDVADHVDFVCPMIYPSHYPRGHLGLKNPAEHPYRVIYDACLRGMKRLEGKRAKMRPWLQDFKLGAVYDKKMVLDQIQAARDAKVFGFSMWNARNVYTDAAYLEKLPEPNPAPPLREQVLEDIRKHDTARLAMQNRSTSVKQEKPSIHKPRRKAKGN, from the coding sequence GTGAAAGATGTTGTCGCCCTTGCCGGTCGTGTCGCCCTTATCGTTGTAGTCTGTTGCGCCCTTGTCTCCTGCCGGGATGAGCAGAAAGCCGCCACTCCTCCGGCCGCTTCCGTGCCGGCCCCCCCGGCGCCATCCAAGCGCCAGCAACTGCTGAACACGGAGGTGCGGGCGCTCTACATTACCTCCTGGACCGCCGGGATCAGCCGTTTTCAGACGCTTACCGACATGGTGTCCCGCTCCCACCTGAATGCGGTGGTGATCGACGTCAAGGACAGTACCGGCAAGGTCGGCTATGACTCCAAGGTGCCGCTGGTGGCCCAGACGGGAGCCTACGAGAAACGTATCCGCGACCTGGACGCCATTCTCAGGCAGTGCCGCGACAAGAAGATCTACACCATTGCCCGGATCGCCGTTTTTCAGGACCCCAACCTGGCCAAGGCGCGCCCGGACCTGGCGGTGTCCGGCGGCGGCCAGAAGGTCTGGAAGGATCGCAAGGGTCTGGCCTGGGTTGACCCGGCTTCGAAGACGGTCTGGGACTACAATCTTGCCATTGCCAAAGAAGTGGCCGCCAAGGGTTTCGACGAGATCCAGTTCGATTACGTCCGTTTCCCCACCGACGGGAAGCTGAAGACCATGACCTATCCGGTCTACAAGCGCGACGTGCCGAAATACGAGATCATCCGCCGTTTTTTCCAGTATGTGGACGAGCAGATGAAGCCGGTGGACGTGATGACCTCGGCCGACATCTTCGGCCTCACGACCATGGTGGACGACGACATGAACATCGGCCAGCGCATCCAGGACGTGGCCGACCATGTGGATTTCGTCTGCCCCATGATCTATCCGTCCCACTACCCCCGCGGGCACCTGGGGCTGAAAAACCCGGCCGAGCACCCCTATCGCGTCATTTACGATGCCTGTCTGCGGGGTATGAAACGGCTTGAGGGGAAGCGGGCCAAAATGCGCCCCTGGCTGCAGGACTTCAAACTGGGGGCGGTGTACGACAAGAAGATGGTCCTTGACCAGATCCAGGCCGCCCGGGACGCCAAGGTCTTCGGTTTCAGCATGTGGAATGCCCGCAACGTCTACACCGACGCCGCCTACCTGGAAAAGCTGCCCGAGCCGAATCCCGCCCCGCCGCTCAGGGAACAGGTGCTGGAGGATATCCGCAAGCACGACACGGCCCGGCTTGCCATGCAGAATCGCTCCACCTCGGTCAAACAGGAGAAACCGTCCATCCACAAGCCCCGGAGAAAAGCAAAAGGGAATTGA